Part of the Juglans regia cultivar Chandler chromosome 14, Walnut 2.0, whole genome shotgun sequence genome, GCCCCTAACACAAGACTATAACCATCTTAATTGAGTGGACCTTATTCTGATTGGCTGTAGACATTTGAAAACCAGGTGAAAATTGCCAAGACACTCCCAAACAGGGTTGCCATCAACCTGAAAACATACACCAAGCATGTGGCATGTGTAAGGTGTGATTTCCAGTATTTGAAGAGAAATCAGTCAACACCAATACTTGCAtggaagtttatatatatatatatatatatatatatatatatatatataatttctgaaCCAACAGCAGAAACATAAAATGTACAGGCAATAtgattacaaaaaagaaaaagaaaaaccttgtTTCTAGGGGCAGTAAGAAAGGGAAAATCAAAAGTGATAATATCAATAGAACACGGCAGACAACAGCTCTGGCATATAATGGCAAGTTGGCATCAAGAAACATTTACAAAATTGGGCTAGTTAAAATCTCCAAATCATTCAGGCAACAAATTTCAGACAACGGGTATCATTATGTATATTCTGGCAACGGCATGAACAGAAGCGCATCCCACACTTCACACATGTATAGCTGGCAGCATATCCACAAACAGTACAGAAATGGCGGCGAGAGGTAGAGCTAGGAGGTCCCACAGCTGCCTTCAAATAGGAGGGAACGTGAGAAGGCAATGTTTCTATGCTTGCCTGTAGTTTTTGAAATGATTAGTGActaaagaaagtaaaaataaaaacagtacAAGCAGCATTTCCCTTGTTACCTCATGTAAAAGCTCGGCAAATGTTCTTGGGGCTTTCCTAGCATTCTCAAGTGCTTTTGCCTGTCTGGTTTTACGTTTTGTGCCCTTGGACTGCCTCTTGTGCATATATACTGTGAGAAGCAgtccccaaaaataaaaaacagagagagagaaaatcatTTCAGCTAAAAAATGGGGAGGTAACTTTACACAAGTATCTTCCAGTGGCACCCTAGCAACGAGCAACCTCCCTTATAAAGATATACCAAATGTGACCATTAAATCCCACAGACCAATCCTCCATAATTGAGTACATGAGAGGATCAACTTCAAAGATGAGAGAGGGTGGGTGGTATCTTATTCTTCTACTTTTTTGGAATCTAGATGGTTTCCATACAGGACTTCTGTTTCATGGATGTAGGTATATGCTCTATGTAGCATATAGAGAAATGGAAACCTATTCACTCCCCCAATTAAAGTTAAAGAGcattgaaaagagaaaaaaaaaaatgaacagaaaggaagaaagaaaaaaaattgaagaaccAATATGAATTAGACCTTGATCTTCATCATCAAGAGAAGTATCATCGTCTTCGTTAATTTCAATCGTCTCCATTCCCGCATTGTCATTTTCTAGTGCTTCAAGGCGAGCAAGAGCAGCCTAAGAAAGAATTTCTAAGACTTCACAATCCACATTGAAGGAAGCTAACAAATCTACTATTTCATCAACAGTGCCAAGTAAGGAAACCACAAAACCAAAAACTGATTGTCAAATAAACGGATTGGGCATACCTGAGCGCGATTGTCACTATTCGCTAGGGCAGCAACCATTCTAGGAGCAACCTTACGTGTTCGGCTCGACATGCGTCGAAATGGGCTGGAATTGTCTTCATCCATTGCTGCAAATGTATAGTTAATTAAGATAAAGCAATCATTGACGACATTATACACTATGTATGCTGTATGAAAGCCATGAATACTATATGataaagtaaaatttttctattgggtaacccacttttgaacttatcagcACTAGcattaggtaaaaaaaaaccTTGCTTGAAGGAGTTGCCACTTGACTCCAAAATCAAAGGCACAATAACTGGGAGATTTTAATTCAGTATCTCTCATATTGAATCGAAAATATGGGTCGTCTCCAAAACGACTGAGAGATACGCaaacaaaaaattgatagaCATGAATAGGAAGACTTGGAGAGCAAAGCTCTGAGTCTCCACTTTTCCACAAGATCAGATCACGTCTTAGACCCAATTCAGACCTACTgattatttgagatttaaaagcGAGCCCGAAAAAGAAAACGAGAAAGTGGAGATTAATCCAACAAAGAAAGCAGAACTTCAAAATTCATCCAAATATGAATTAGATAAAAATCAAAgcgaagaaaaagaaaaccaaaaagcaCCATGAACATGGGGAAGAGAGGAACTAACCTGGAAACACGTCGAGAACAAGGAACGGAGGGGCAGGAGGACGGTGGTGCGAGCTACTTCGTTGTCGTTCAGAAATCTGTAGTCGGAACCAGAGAGAGAAGCAAAACGGTGACGTTGTGAACGAAACGTTTTGGGCAAAACTTCTCACTCACACACAGTAAACCACAATTTCCGTACCAGCAAGgattataaagagaaatgctatatCACACTCTACCGTACATTGCACTCTTCACATACTTCacatagtttaattttttttttttttcaacctagCACGTTAGGTGTGATGGGACTTCTTCAAGAAGATTTTCTCggattataaattataattggtTGCATACGAAAAAACATACGAGGATTATAAGGTTTGCTTACGATAatccattaaaaatatgattttttgttaatataaaacaaatttttgttatataaatgttcaatatttatgaataaaaaatagaaaatcaaggTCCACAGGAGACTTATAGAAACGAAATGATaaggaatagaaaaattatattcatcattctaactctcatcatttcattatgtggcattaaatgataagtttataattgaaatataataaataatttccaattacctaatgtcacatcatagaatgatgaaagaatgatagaagttaggatgatgagtaacattactccaatatttatcatttctaaaaaagaaatcaatgtCCATCATATATATTTGGCTAAAGGAAAAtccagccaaaaaaaaaaaaacaaagaaaactgaAGGAAAATTAAAGATCTTCAAAGCATGGTAAATGTTATgctatttaactttttaaatattaggaTTTAAAGGAATATAGCCTTGTAATTAACCTTATAAAAGTTCAGAAGATCCTGGTGTTGTCAAACtgatttttcttattatataagttattatCTTTACATTAGTTTCTCCGTACAACTtccaattttataattttaatgtttttggtcCACACCATTATTTCAACTATTatttgatttgtataaattttaaatagataaattttatataatttttttggtaaaaaaaaatagaacttactttaagtataaaaaaataatttttttattaataagactcacttttttattaaaaaaaatatgtaaacttatttatttatagggtTAATTTGTTTCAGCCCACGTATCTAACATTCTCTTCCACAGCGGTGGCCTCGTGCGAGCAATTTAACGAACACCTTGACATGGATTGTTCGAGAGCtagtttgaataatgagatgagataaaataattttaattgagtttaataaaatattatttttataatattattattatttaaaaaatataatagattattatattttatataaaaatttaagaaagttctaataataaaattagataaaatgaattgaaaatatttctatgCTGAGtacttatcttaaaaaatgataatttttaatgcgccctcttttctttcttcattgcAAATCGAGAAATATGGGACTGGAACTGTTAAAATTCCATttccctttcattttttattgttttgggtATTTAttgtacttttaattttaattaatttgatattacaaaaaaaaaaaagttaaaggcTAAAGCGGACCAACATGGCCCATTAATTTGAGATTGCCTGCCCGAATGTGGAATTGTCATAAAGAGATAGCAGACAACATGGCCCATTAagcatttaaaattattttaaaaacgaTAAAACATACACAGATTGAACCGAGAGGGACCACTGAAAGACGGGCCACGGCCCATTCTATAGAAAACTAATTGTCACAAAGATGATATTTAAGAGGGCCCAGAGCATCACCATCACCAGCCAGCCACACTGCCATTAGAGAGGACATGATTGTTTACCTAAAAAGAAGGCGGCTTTTTCGTTCCTGCAAGTGGAGAGAATTTATTTCTGTGCAGAGCTCTCTTATTATGGCCACCATCTGTGAGTGTCAGGggtacaaaattaattaaagaagaaagaaggatgATGATGGATGCAGAGCCTGGAGAACCTGCAACCCCTTCAGCCCATCCTGATCTCTCATTGTTTGTTTCAGTCGGCTTTCTGCCCTTTTAGGATTGGACCACCATCCCATCTTTAATATGAGTAACCTTGTCATTGAATATCTGGGCAGGTGAATTTTGTTGAGTTTGAGTTGATTTCCAGTCATTTTTGTTGTCAAACACACAATCTCTTGCTTTACATATTGAACCTGTTGATCTAAAGTTTGAATACCTATGAAAACGATATTAAAGAAAGAGATAAGACTCGATCCCACTACCTATACAAAATGgaaaacatcttttaaaaagcacagaaaacaaaaggaattaAGTGAGACAAAAAGTAACTTATCTGAGATTAACCCGAAtatatttttgcttttgttttcaaatcttTTTACAGAAAGTTTAGCAGCTCTTAACCTTCCCTGTTACGGTGGAAATTGATCAGGCTTTCAGctttgaaaatgatgaagatgTAAAGGAAATATAGCAGGttttgaaaagagagaaagaattgCTCGTGTAGAAGTTTTGTCATGCTGCAAAACTAAAAACGGGTTTTGAAAAAATCCCCAAGTATCTTTTACTGCATACTTTATCCATAAAATATAGCAATTTTCTCGGTAAACAACCAGGTGCTAGGGAAGGCATGTAAATTCGACACCAAGGACCATTATATAGCATCACTGACTTGAATAAATTACTACCATAAAATGTAGTTTCACGGCAAATGGTTTCCCCGATGCCAAGAATCATCATTGTAATTAAACTCAATCAATCTGAACAAAAGTAGATATGGGGCATTGCTTGATCCTCAATTTCAGATAGTACCACATCAAGCAGTAAATTTACATTGAAATCTCCTGAGGTAGCCTCTCTCTATTTTTAAGTAGGCATATCATAAGCTAGCTTGCCAGTGATACTACTGCAGAGCCCTGCAGGAATTCCATTACTCCAACCACATCAAGTCCCATAACTTCTCAAGTGCCCTTCCGAGCATAGCATAGGGATCAGAATTTGGGGCCTTTTCATTTcctctaaatatttttaccAACCAATGAAATATTCACATAGGTTAAGATTATGATACATTCAGTTAGGAAATGTATACACGATTGATACGTGTAGACAGAAATCTAATTGGAAATCATACTAACCAGTTGTATTATTACAAATAGAAGGCGATGTGCCTAGCTATATAATACCATAACAACTCATGCATTGAAAGATACCATTTGCAGCTCAAAATTCTTGTGCAGTTTGAGGGTGTATATAGCTTGTCTTCCTCGTTCCACCATATAGGCTTGTTGCATATGTTACCAGACTCAGGTCTCATGGGTGGCAGCAACAAATGGATACATGCACTGTGAGAGCCAATAGAATTTCTACTTTTCTACCTTTTCTCATTCAATTAAATCCGGGTTGGTTATCCTGCCATCATGAGATCTCACAAATCCAAAAAGTGTTTTTGGACCGCAATGGTCAGGAAAACAAGTATCGCAGTATCTAGATTTCACAGGAACTGGTTGGTCATGTAAAGTCCAAACAACATGAGCTTCAGTTTTCCTTTCAGAAGGATTAGCATCCTGAATGGGAGCTTTTGAAGTTAAAAGTTCAGGGTGAACTCCTAAATTAAGAAACTCTAAAGTGGGGTCCCTGTTCAAGAACATTACCTTGTGAAGataattatcttatatatatatataatcacaacATCAAAGGGTTTAAACTTTAATAACATAACAGGTGCGTTGGTTTCTCTGTCCCCAAACAATTAAACACACCATGTACCCTAAAGTTAGGTCAGTCTTATCGACACTTGCAAATTGGCCCAAAAATTATCACTCCCAACCGTAGATGTGGGTCTATAATGGCCAACCAGATGATCCACATTGAATCTGAAACAGggaatgaataaaaaaactaacataaaaatattcaaagagaTAGACATAATGATCTTCAACCCAGAATGCAAAATTAAACAGCTATTTTAGTTTAATTCGGGGATTAGAATAATCCATCACAGTCGtaaatagttttagattttaCATCAATTTCACTTTTTAAAGAGCAATAATTATGATGATGAGggtgaataaatatagaaattaaagtGAATGGACGGCGACCCGAACAAAGTTGGGAAGGGAGTCAACATCCAGAGTTACGAAGACCCTCTTTACTACAAAGCCTGCAAAAATCTCGATCAAATATGAAACCCTAGCTCAGTTCCCACTACTTCGAAAAGGCTCTCTCCCTAGGGTTTCGGACTAGCCCAAAATAAATCCCAGCTGCAACAATACAGAAGTACTATCAGAACTAAATAAGTTCCAAAATTTTGTTCAGAGAGAGATCTGCAAGGCTTAAAAATCGAGGCAAAAGAAACTGGTTTCACTGTTAGTTTGATCTTCTAGAGAATACTTCAGGCTTTTGCCCGTAAACATGTAAAGGGAAACCCAAAAAAGAAGCCATTCGAAGCCAAATCACAAATAATGCATATCCAAAAGACCCAAGTAAAAGTTAAAAGGTATGAGAGTAAGGAAATCCAGCAGCAAAATTGATAGATCCAACGGAATCCAACAACGTAAGGTGCGGTGGTTGGACTTGAAGTGGATAGAAGGACCGGATCATTTATGTTGCCACAATGTTTCTGCAAAAATTATGCCGAGAACAAGTGCATGGCACTTCACCTGCTTCTTTTCCGACCAAAAATAATCCTAGATGGAAGTGTAACCCACAAACAACACAGTGATTCAGAAGATTTTTCAGATGTTCcaaactaaagatatttggAGTGGTAAGAGTCCGTAAGAGTGGCCTCCTCAATGATGTGCAGGTCACAAAATCCATACCTAACGAAGCCTTCAAAATATATAGCACGACTATATGAGAAGTgagaaacaacaaaataagCAAAACCCATTTTCCAGCAGCACGAACACGGGAGAAAACAATCATATATTTGAAAGGAGGACCAAGTTTGTATCTTTCATAAGTACTGCATAATTTCTAACTCAAGAAAACAcagcagaaaagaaaagagtaatattacataatattcAGAAGAGACGACATATTCTTCTCGGTCGGAGCTGAGACCACAGTCCAGAGAAAGTAAGAAGAACCCATGAAACTCAGGATAGATAGCGCCAGTAATCACAcaaacatgatgatcatgattaCAGTAATTCATGGCGCTATCCCTCCTGAGCTTTACGGATTCTCCTGTActgtgaaaagtaataatcgGGACAGGGCTAGAAAATATCCTGTACAAAACGCTATAGAGAAACTGGGCTCTGTACCTCAAGGGGTGGGCAATGAGGGAGAGGGCAAGGCGCTGTATTTATAAGAGGAAGGGACGTAGGACATGAGTCACTTTATTGGAACATGAAGGACCCTGAGACCAAGTAAAGATTAGGGGGTTTGTGTGGAGGGAcggtttctttttatttttattttttttctttttcatttaatttatcattttggTTTTATCCATCAGGCGTCGTTTgtgttgaattaagttgagataattgataaaaattaaaaataaaataaaatattattttttaatattattattattttaaattttaaaaaaattaaattatttattatattttatataaaaattttaaaaaattataatgatgagataagataaaattaaaatatttatttttataattatttttaactcatctcatctaataattataattttttaaaatttttatataaaataaaataaataattcaaattttttaaattttaaaatataaataatatcaaaaaaaatattttttaatttttatcgcATTTTATCTACAGCGGATACATTGTATCCaattctttaatattaattgTGTTTCCTTACTTACTTTGTACGCTGCCGACTACGATGATACTCACAAGCCTCACCCGTTGCCATCTTGGGATGCGGCACGGAGGAATTCAATGGAGTATGGTTTTTCTGCACATAATTGGCCTTAATTTTCTCCTCTTTTGCAGCTTTGACGGGGGGCAAACccttattttctaaattattttgctTGAAAAGGACAACTGGTGGGATTATTTCACTTTACTTTCTTACAAATTTGTCATTAATTTCTTATCTGCTTTAAATTGGACTCAAATTTTTCATTAGATTTTACCTGGTTATAAGGAAAACCATTTTTTAAATGTGGGAAATAGGAGTTCAATtataatccttttttttataatattttttccttattttttcaCGCGTAcaactgaaaaataattgaaaatccTCGAGCATGtttccacaaaaaataaaataaatcgaGAATGTtaaggtgcggtttggatagtaagatgagatgaaatagttttagataaaaattaaaagttgaataaaatattattataatattatttaatccTACAAGAAAAGCGagtatttataacattttttacgacgaaaatgattatttataatgaaaatagatttattttaattggaaataatcatttcgttagAAATAACTGGtcgtaaataagtaattttcttataattaatttctaatattattgttgtttttagatttgaaaatgttaaattatttattatattttatataaaaatttaataaaattataattataaaataaaataagatgaaacatttttacTGTCCAAATAGGCCACGATAAAATATGGAAGTATATGGATCTCTTATTTGGGGCTTTATAAACACATTTTtgcctttgaaaaaaaaaaatagtggtgaaGTCAAACAAAGACAGACCACTGATTAATTCCAAATAATAAGATAatgtaatttgattttcatgagACTTAAAAGACAGATAAATATCATTGTatcaatgaaaattatatttgttggCTCGGAAATTGTGACTCATTTTATTTAGTGGTGAGTGGGGGACTGCATGTGTTGATGAATGAgagtaaaagaagaaaaaatatcattttaaaaataacgttattgtaattttaatatttttttaaatataactgtatGAATTTACATAAGCAGTCCCTATTTAGAGATTGTATATAGACTAACTAAAACAAAATGTCACAATTCATAGGTATAAGCCTCATTTAGATACAATAAGTatttaatctcattattataactttcataaattattatataaaataaaataaataatttaacttttttaaacctaaaacaataataatattaaataataatattgtaataatattttatttaattttcattttaactgatctcatctcaacacactatccaaacggcatcTAAAACAAATCCTACACCATATACATATTCTCTAATGCACTTTTGGGGGTTTTAGCCTTTTACAATCCACAAATTTCCTAAAGATCAACACCTTTGTTATGAACGAATTATATGAATTAGCAATGGCATCTTCCACAATGACATTTCATGGCTTCATGGCAGGTGTAAATAAACAAGTTGTTTGTGATCTCTTGTGTTAATTCGAAGGCCATGATAAAAAGAGGTTGCATGATCCTTACAAAGGGGATGCCACATgggagatttttattttttctcctttgtattagaataaaaattatgaacttGTTTACTTAAGTCTTAACGACTATTTTGGGTGGGTCAAGTATCATTACATCAATGGTCAATCAAATGCTCTTCACCATCCAACATCACTTGTGGGCAATACTATTGACAATTGTAGcctattttttgtcaaaaatgtAATCATCATGGTTACTAATCTCCATTACAGTCGGCAACATACATAATCCCTATTATGAAttatcattctcttttttttcaccccgaatattttatcattataaaagtattaaattccCGTCTTCAATAATTAATTccattttatttacataaataatttatttataaagagatcacataaaataaactcacaaactga contains:
- the LOC108996981 gene encoding SWR1 complex subunit 6, translated to MDEDNSSPFRRMSSRTRKVAPRMVAALANSDNRAQAALARLEALENDNAGMETIEINEDDDTSLDDEDQVYMHKRQSKGTKRKTRQAKALENARKAPRTFAELLHEASIETLPSHVPSYLKAAVGPPSSTSRRHFCTVCGYAASYTCVKCGMRFCSCRCQNIHNDTRCLKFVA